CGGAAGTATCCATTATTCAAGGAGTCGCGGACGCGCCAGCCTTTTCCGTGTGGAGGAGCAAATGTCAAAGAGACTCGTCGACCTCTCAATCGCGATCGAAAACGATATTCCATCGGACCCCCCCATGATGATTCCGAAAATCCAGTATGTATCTCACGACGAGGGGGCGGACCAGATGGGGTTTTTTTTCCCGGGCATCGATAAGCAAAAGGACCTTCCGGAGGGGAAGGGCTGGGCGATGGAGTTCGTGACCCTCTCGACGCACTCGGGGACGCACCTGGACGCGCCGTGGCACTACCACCCGAAAATGAGCGGGGGGCTCGATGCGCTAACGATCGACCAAGTGCCGCTCGAGTGGTGCGTGGGCAACGGCGTGAAGCTCGATTTCCGCGGTTTTTCCGACGGCCACCTGGTGACCGCCGCCGACATGGAGCGCGCGTTCACGGCGATGGACTACACGCTTCGCGAGGGGGACATCGTGCTCGTGAACACCGGCGCCGACAAGTACTGGGGGAAGCCGGAATACCTTGTCAAGGGATGCGGGATGGGCCGCGAGGCCACGCTGTGGCTGTGCGACCGCGGCGTACGGGTCGTGGGCACCGACGCCTGGAGCTGGGACCGTCCCCTTCCCCTGATCGCCGAGGATTTCAAGAACAGCCACGATTCGTCTATCATCTGGGAGGGGCATTTCGCGAGTATCGAGAAGGGCTACTGCCATATCGAGAAGCTCACGAACCTGGAAACGCTTCCGTCTAACGGCTTCACCTTTTTCTGCTTCCCGGTGAAGATCAGGAACGCGAGCGCGGGATGGATACGCGCGGTGGCGCTTGTTGATGAGTGATGCTACCCGGCCGATGCCGGCTCATGAAAGAAGCACGTTTCGCGGAGGAAAATAAGATGACCAAAAGCAAACCTGATTCCATCGAACCGGGTGGAGTCGATGAATACATAGCACAACACCCGGAAGAAGTTCGGGACAAATTGAATGAAATTAGGTCTGCAATCCAGGAAGTAGCGCCTGATGCTACTGAAACGGTTAGTTATTTCCAAATGCCAGGATATTCCTATAAAGGTTATGATTATAACGGAATGTTTGCTTGGTTCAGCTATAAGAAACCTAATGTGCGTTTGCATGTTCGTCCTCCAGTGATAGAAAATCACAAAAAGGAACTTACGGACTATACTACGACTAAAGCCATTGTTAGTTTTTCAGTAGACAAAGGGATACCAAAAGCATTGGTGAACAAACTAGTGAAAGCAAGCATAAAGGAAATGAAGGACAGGAAATAGTAATAATGATTTTCTTCCCTAACATTATATCGTAGAAGAAAAGACTGGTATCCCGCCGAACACCTCAGCCTCTATCTCTTCCATCGCCTTTTTTTCATCTCCCCATTTCCCATGAAAGACGCACGCACTGGAAGTATTCTGGGGTGGCTTTTTGCTTGACACCCTATCCAGTAGGGCGTATTCTTGCTTATATGGAACGCATATTTATCTTATTGCCTGAATTTGATAAAGCTTGTAAGCATATTGGAATTACAGATGAAATCATAAGAGAAATCGAAGAATATCTTTGCATTCATCCTGAATCCGGCAGTATAATTCAAGGAACAGGCGGGATTCGAAAACTCAGATGGGCTCTTCCTGGAAAAGGTAAAAGTGGTGGAGCAAGAATCATTTATATCGATTTTATAATACACAAGAAAATATATTTTATAACGGCCTACAGAAAGAATGACAAGGAAAACCTAACTAAAGATGACCGTAATATTCTAAAATCACTTATTGCAATCCTTGAAGAAGAACTATCGAAGAAAAAGGATAAGTCATGAAAAACCAGTCGCTTTTTAAAAGTATATCGAAGGGAATGAATGAGGCAATATCATATGAAAAAGGGAAAAAATTGAAAAATCTCTCTATTCATAAAGTTTCAATTGCTCCATTAACACCGATTTCAGCTAATAAAATCAGGCTATTAAGAATAAAACTAGGCATATCTCAAAATATATTTGCAAATATACTAGGTGTATCTATTAAAACAATTGAGGCATGGGAATCGGGAAGAAATATTCCCAATGGAACCGCTCAACGATTTTTAAATCTCATCGAAAAGGACAATAAATTCCTGGAGAAGTATGGAATTTTATCCATAAAATAGTACGCCCAGCCGTTATCTCTTCTATCGCCTTTCTTTATCCCCCCATCTCCACGAGAGGCGCACGCACTGGAAGCATCCTCCCAGTGCATGCATTATTCTCATTTCACGTCAAACTTGGTATATATCCCGAAATGATCGCTCGTATGGACACCGTCCACGATCTCATCCAGCACAACCCGGCTCTCGCGGGGAACCAGAACCGGCTTCACGCCGCCGCGCAACAGGATGTGGTCGATGCGCCGCTGCGCGTGATCCTCCCAGAACGAAAACTCGTCCATGAGCGACGGATTTTTGGGACGCGCGGCGTAGTGTTTCTTCTGGTTTTCGTTACGGACCGGGTCCCAGGTGAAGCCGGGCTTCCCGGGGTTGAGAGCGCCAAAGGTGTTCACGAAGCCTCCTTTTTCAAGGAGCTTCAATTCGGGCAGTTCGGCGATCGAGTTGAAGTCCCCGATGATGAGCGCGGTTGTGCCGGTCGCGAGCTCGTCCGCGAGGGCGAGCGTCTTTACCGCTTCGTCCATCCTCCAGGCTGCGCCCGCATCAATCTCCGCGATCGCGGATTTATACTCTTCGTCGGGGGATTTCATGGACGCCCTGAGCTCCGCGAGCTTCGCGCGCACGTCGGGGGCGTCCAGCGGCGACGCGTGCCAGTGCGTGGAGAATACGTACACCGGGCTACCCTTCACGGTTATCCGCGCCGCGATCACCTGGGTCGCGTCCTCGAAGTGGAAGGTGAAAAAATTTCCCACCGGGCCGCCGGAGAGCTGCAGGCGCTTCACGCATTCGAGCCTGAGTCCCTTCTTCGCGAGGAGGGCGTCCCCTTCGCGCAGGTTCCACGGGAGTCCCACCGCGCCCGCGCGCACGCCGCCCACGCCTACGTGCCAGATCGCGTCGCAGTCCAGGTCGCGCGCGAGGCGGTCGATATAGGCGGGAAGCTTGTTCGCCTCGTGCACCCCGATGACGTCCGGGTCGAGCGCCCTCACCTGTTTCAAAAGCGCCTGGTAGCGGACCTCGCGCGTCTCCGGGCTCTCGTATTCGCCCATGGTCACGTTGCCCTTGTAGTCGAGCCCCGACCAGATATTGATGTCGAGCACGCCGAGCGACGGCCTGTCCCATGCGGGACTTTCGGCCGCGCGCGAGCATGCGATCGAAACGACGCACAGCGCGAGCGCGAGCAGCGCGGGATGAAGGAATAACGCAAACAGTTTGTGATTGCCGAGTATCATTGCACGGTCCTCCCCGTATCTGGAATTGCGGCGGTGCCCGGATCTCGTCTCGCGGGCGGAATCGATCCTATGCGCACGCCCGTCGATTGTCAACTCAATACTGAGCATACGCTCAGTGGCGGGAGGGGAAAATCGGCGTCGCGCGGTGCGTCCTGGCGTCACCGTGCATGGATTTTTCGGGGACCGATACCGCGAGCTGCAGGACGGGCGTATCGGCCCCCCGCGATTCTTAAAACATATCCTTGATGAAAAAAGGCGTGACGGGAGGCGGGAGGCACGCTCCAATGAGGCGCCATGGACCCCGAATCCCAGTACCGAAAAACCCTCGCCGGCTTCTGCCGGGAGTTCGCTGTCACGGTCTTCGACTGGCCCGAATTCGGGCGCGAGAACGCCCTCATGCACGAGCTGGTGAGCGAGATCATGATGAGCGGGATTGTAGAGCGCGCGCTGGTGCTCAAGATGGGCGAGGCCGTTGCGCGATACGCCGCGAGGGTCGCCGCGCTCTATTCCCGCGACCCGCACAATTCGTTCCTGGGGGTGCTCAACCAGCGTATCATGAACCTGCAGGACCTTATCCGGACGCACCTGGCGGATTCGTAGAGGCGCGCCGGCGGCACGCCTCTATGAGCCGGGGTATGCTTTTTCTATTTCCCCTCCCTCGACGGGAGGGGCCGGGGGAGGGTGAAGCGCGTAATGGATGAAGCGTACATTATTCCCAACGCTGAAAAGATAATCGAGGAGCGTATGGCCCCTGAACGAAGAACATTCCTGCAGCTCCTTGTTTTTTCTAGCGGACTTTTCGCGGTCCAGACCTTCTGGGGCTTCAATTCGGCGACATTTCCCCTGTATCTCAACGAACTGACCGGGTCAAAGACGCTTACGGGCCTGGCCCTTTCCATAGGCGGCGTGTTCGGCGCGGTGATGCCCGTGATCGTCGGGGGCTTTTCCGACAGGACGCATACGCGGTGGGGAAAGAGAAAGCCGTTCATACTGGCGGGATGGGTGACGGTGCTGCTGTCCCTGGCGCTCCTGTACATGACGACGAGTATCGGCGCGGCGATGCTGCTCTCGCTCTTCCTGTACGCGGGGTTTTTTACGGCTATCGGCCCGTATTTTGCGCTCCTGCCCGACCTGACGCCGCCGGGGCAGCGAGGGATCGCGGCGGGGATGATGTTTTTAATGGGAGGAGTGGGCATACTCTCCTTCATGTTTTTCGGCGCGAGGAACTGGGACACGGCGCGCCACCTGCCGTTCGTCTGGGCCGCGATGGGAATCTCCGTATCGGCGGGCGTGATGATCGTGGGGACGCGCGAGCCCCCGGCCGGCGCGCCGTCCGTATTTGCCGAAGGGCTCCTGGGGGAAGCGTTCCGCAATCGCCCCGTCCTGATTTTTCTCGCCGCGATGACAAGCTGGTGGACGGGACTGTGGATGGTGATGGTGTTCTTCGTGATCGCCGTCAGGGACATGCTCCACGTCGATACCGGGGACGCGGTGATAAAACTGCTCTTCTTGATCGCCGTGTATGTGGCGTGCGCGCTGCCCGCGGGCATGATGGGGGATCGATTGGGCCACAGGCGCGTCACCGCCGCGGGCCTGGTCGTACTGGCGCTCTCGATGGCGATCATGGGATTTACCCGTTCCGTCTCATTGGTCTGGATCCTGCTTTTTTTCGCAGGCGGCGGGTATGCCGTCGTCCTCACCGTCGCGTATACGTACTATTTAAGGCTGATACCCGCGGACAGGACCGCGGGATACATGGGGCTTTACATGGCCTGTCAGAACGGCGCACTGCTCGCGGGCCCGGCCGCCGCGGGGCTGGTTATCGATACGATGGGCCCGCGGGCCATGTTCATCTGCGCGGCCGGTTTCATCGCGGCGGGACTGGCACTGTTCGTGATACGGAAGCCGCGCCAATAGGGCAACACCGACAAATGCAAACAATCCCGAGAGGCGATTCCCCGGGTCAGATATTCCCTATGGATATGTGCTTGGTTTCAAGAAACGCGTCGAGCCCTTCGCTGCCGAGTTCGCGGCCCCAGCCGCTCTGCTTGAATCCGCCAAAGGGGCAGTTGCTTGTCGTTGGCACCGCATCGTTCAGGCCGATTGATCCCGCTTCGAGCTTCTCGGCCAGGCGAATCGCCCTGTTTAAATTGCTCGTATAGGCGTACGCGGCAAGGCCAAATTCCGTGGCATTGGCCTTTTCGATCGCCTCGTTCTCGGAATCGAAGGGATATACCGCCGCCACCGGCGCGAAAATTTCCTCCCGCGCGCACAGGGCGCTGTCGGGTACGTCCGCGATGACCGTGGGTTCCAGGAAATTTCCCCGGGAGCCCCATCGCGCGCCCCCGCATACGACCCGCGCTCCACGGTTCTTCGCGTCTTCGATCAACCGAAGGGCGTTATCGACTCCTTCTTTATTAATGAGCGCGCCGATATCGACCCCCGCGTCCAGGCCGTTGCCCACCTTGAGACCCCTGGTTTTAGCCGCAAACGATTCGAGGAATCTTTCATAGACGGGACGCTCCACGTAAATCCTGTTCGCCGCGATGCACGATTGCCCGTTATTCCTGAACTTGGTTGTCATGGCCCCTTCGACGGCGCGATCGAAATCCGAATCGGCGAATATGATGAGCGGCGCGTTTCCCCCCAGTTCCAGGGAAAGCCTGGTGCATGTCGTCGATGCGCCCTGGATGAGCCTTTTCCCCACCTCCGTCGACCCGGTAAAGCTGATCTTTTTGCAAATGGGATTTTCCAGCATCTCGTCGCCGATCTCCGAGGCCTTTCCCACGACGACCTGGAACGCCCCCGCCGGGACGCCCGCCGCTTCCATGCATTTCGCCAGTTCGATCGCGCAGAGAGGGGTTTGGCTCGCCGGCTTGAGGAGGACGGCGCACCCTGCCGCGAGGGCGGGTGCGACTTTTCTCGCCGCGAGCACGAGCGGGAAGTTCCACGGGGATATGCATCCCACGACGCCGACCGGCTGCCTGATGACGATATTGCGCTTCCCGTCGGCCTGGTGCGGCACCACCCGCCCGTATCCGCGGCGCGCCTCCTCGGCGAACCAGCGGAAATGGTCGACGGTCATGGCCACCTCGGCCCTGCCCTGGGCCAGGGGCTTTCCGTTCTCCATGGTGATGACGCGGGCGATCGCGTCCGATCGCCTTTCGAGCTCGGACGCTACGGCCGACAGGAACGCCCCCCGCGCCAGCCCCGTAAGCGCGCTCCAGGCATGAAACGCCTTTTCCGCGATTTCCAGCGCGCCCCTGACGGCGGCGCGATCGATCGTCGCCACTTCCGCGAACGGTTCATTCGTCGCGGGGTTGATTATCGAAAGCTTGTTCGTCGAATCGATCCACGTCCCGCCTATAAATGGTCTATACGTTTCCATATGCTCCCCCTGGACTCATGACATCCTGAGTATCGGTGAAAATATATTCTTCATGCCCGCCCGTTTCTCCCGAACGCATACCGGAGGCTCGCGTAGAGCCTTCGCCGGGCGAGGTAGTCGGGATCGTATTCGTGCGCATATGCCTCGCGTTCAAAGAGTACCCGCATGTATGCCGCCATGAAATTCTTCCTTCTAATAATGTTCCAAAGGAAGGAACAAAGGTAGATAAAATAGAAAATCACTACCAGCATCTCGAGCTGCTGGCGCAGGTGGATGCGCTCGTGGTTGATCACCACCCGGTTTCCGTGCATTTCGGGCACGATGAATATGAAGGGGAAAAGGGTGATGCCCACGGCCTTGCCGAGGGTGAACACGTTAACCAAGAAACGGCTGTAAATGATCATGTGTGACTTCCCGCTCAGACCTATCGCGCGGGGAGCGTCGAATAGCAAGCCCTATTCCACGGGCGCAAATTAATTTGACTGGGCGGCGGTGGAGGCGTTATACAGGGGCAACACATCCCTCGGTTCGCGGGGGGACACGGACAATCGGAGGTATCGCGATGCTCGATCTGATTATTAGAAATGCAAGAATCGTGGACGGGACAGGCGCGCCTTCGTTTCCCGGCGATATCGGCGTGTCCCATGGGCGCATCGAGGAAATCGGGCCTCTTCAAGACGCGATCGCGGAGCGGGAAATAGACGCGCGCGGCGCTGTCGCGGCGCCGGGCTTTATCGATATCCACTCCCACGCGGACCTCGCGGTCCACCTTGACTCGCATGCCGATTTACTGGAGCCGCTCGTCATGCAGGGCATCACCACCTTCGTGGGGGGCAATTGCGGCTTTTCGGGCTCGCTGGCCGCGGGTCCTCACCGGGACAAACTCCTCACCTATCTGGAAAACCTTTCGGGACTCAAGATGGGGAATTCCGTCGGCTGGGAAAACCCTGCCGGGTTCATGTCGGCGATGGAATCGCGCGGCATGCTGCTCAACATGGCGCTCCTCGCGGGACACGGCACGCTGCGCATCGCCGCGAGTGGCCTGGTGACGAGGCTCCTTGAAGACGCCGAACAGCGGGCGATGGAGCGCTACCTGGAGGAATCGCTCGAGCAGGGATGCCTGGGGATGAGCACGGGGCTCCAGTATTTCCCCGGGCTGGAGAGCGACGCGGCGGAGCTCGACGGGTGCGGGAAGGTGCTCGCGCGCTACGGCGGGGTTTTCACCTCGCACCTGCGCAGTTACGCGCACACGATCGACCTCGCGCTGGACGAGGTCTTCGCGGTGGGAAGGAACCACGGCGTTCCCATCCAGGTCTCGCACCTCTACTGGCAGCCGTATACGAAGGGGATGGGCGCGCTCACGCGCGCCTTCGCGCGCGCGGGCTCGTTCGCGTACAACCGCCTTCACATTCCCATACCCATAGAGAAGACCCTGGAGGCCAAGCTCAAGCGATTCGACGAAGCCGAGCGCGAGGGCGTGCGCGTCCATTTCGATCTTGTCCCCACCGCACAGGGCTTCACCGAGCTCTTCGCCTTTCTCCCGCCGTACGTATCGGAGGGCGGCAAGGAGCAGGCGCTCGCGCGCCTCGCCGATAAAGCCTTCCGCGTACGCGTGAAGCGCGATATCGCGCGCACGGAACCCGCGTGGCCGCACCGCGACGG
This genomic interval from Spirochaetota bacterium contains the following:
- a CDS encoding cyclase family protein → MSKRLVDLSIAIENDIPSDPPMMIPKIQYVSHDEGADQMGFFFPGIDKQKDLPEGKGWAMEFVTLSTHSGTHLDAPWHYHPKMSGGLDALTIDQVPLEWCVGNGVKLDFRGFSDGHLVTAADMERAFTAMDYTLREGDIVLVNTGADKYWGKPEYLVKGCGMGREATLWLCDRGVRVVGTDAWSWDRPLPLIAEDFKNSHDSSIIWEGHFASIEKGYCHIEKLTNLETLPSNGFTFFCFPVKIRNASAGWIRAVALVDE
- a CDS encoding DUF1801 domain-containing protein; the protein is MMLPGRCRLMKEARFAEENKMTKSKPDSIEPGGVDEYIAQHPEEVRDKLNEIRSAIQEVAPDATETVSYFQMPGYSYKGYDYNGMFAWFSYKKPNVRLHVRPPVIENHKKELTDYTTTKAIVSFSVDKGIPKALVNKLVKASIKEMKDRK
- a CDS encoding addiction module toxin RelE, with protein sequence MERIFILLPEFDKACKHIGITDEIIREIEEYLCIHPESGSIIQGTGGIRKLRWALPGKGKSGGARIIYIDFIIHKKIYFITAYRKNDKENLTKDDRNILKSLIAILEEELSKKKDKS
- a CDS encoding helix-turn-helix domain-containing protein; this translates as MKNQSLFKSISKGMNEAISYEKGKKLKNLSIHKVSIAPLTPISANKIRLLRIKLGISQNIFANILGVSIKTIEAWESGRNIPNGTAQRFLNLIEKDNKFLEKYGILSIK
- a CDS encoding MFS transporter, translating into MDEAYIIPNAEKIIEERMAPERRTFLQLLVFSSGLFAVQTFWGFNSATFPLYLNELTGSKTLTGLALSIGGVFGAVMPVIVGGFSDRTHTRWGKRKPFILAGWVTVLLSLALLYMTTSIGAAMLLSLFLYAGFFTAIGPYFALLPDLTPPGQRGIAAGMMFLMGGVGILSFMFFGARNWDTARHLPFVWAAMGISVSAGVMIVGTREPPAGAPSVFAEGLLGEAFRNRPVLIFLAAMTSWWTGLWMVMVFFVIAVRDMLHVDTGDAVIKLLFLIAVYVACALPAGMMGDRLGHRRVTAAGLVVLALSMAIMGFTRSVSLVWILLFFAGGGYAVVLTVAYTYYLRLIPADRTAGYMGLYMACQNGALLAGPAAAGLVIDTMGPRAMFICAAGFIAAGLALFVIRKPRQ
- a CDS encoding NAD-dependent succinate-semialdehyde dehydrogenase encodes the protein METYRPFIGGTWIDSTNKLSIINPATNEPFAEVATIDRAAVRGALEIAEKAFHAWSALTGLARGAFLSAVASELERRSDAIARVITMENGKPLAQGRAEVAMTVDHFRWFAEEARRGYGRVVPHQADGKRNIVIRQPVGVVGCISPWNFPLVLAARKVAPALAAGCAVLLKPASQTPLCAIELAKCMEAAGVPAGAFQVVVGKASEIGDEMLENPICKKISFTGSTEVGKRLIQGASTTCTRLSLELGGNAPLIIFADSDFDRAVEGAMTTKFRNNGQSCIAANRIYVERPVYERFLESFAAKTRGLKVGNGLDAGVDIGALINKEGVDNALRLIEDAKNRGARVVCGGARWGSRGNFLEPTVIADVPDSALCAREEIFAPVAAVYPFDSENEAIEKANATEFGLAAYAYTSNLNRAIRLAEKLEAGSIGLNDAVPTTSNCPFGGFKQSGWGRELGSEGLDAFLETKHISIGNI
- a CDS encoding D-aminoacylase, whose protein sequence is MLDLIIRNARIVDGTGAPSFPGDIGVSHGRIEEIGPLQDAIAEREIDARGAVAAPGFIDIHSHADLAVHLDSHADLLEPLVMQGITTFVGGNCGFSGSLAAGPHRDKLLTYLENLSGLKMGNSVGWENPAGFMSAMESRGMLLNMALLAGHGTLRIAASGLVTRLLEDAEQRAMERYLEESLEQGCLGMSTGLQYFPGLESDAAELDGCGKVLARYGGVFTSHLRSYAHTIDLALDEVFAVGRNHGVPIQVSHLYWQPYTKGMGALTRAFARAGSFAYNRLHIPIPIEKTLEAKLKRFDEAEREGVRVHFDLVPTAQGFTELFAFLPPYVSEGGKEQALARLADKAFRVRVKRDIARTEPAWPHRDGATWSFNYIKMTGWSGLRVMAVAGEANRWMEGKTFPEIGAATKRHAFDALCDLLIAERGEVMVFHTPTVPDDPFIFRSMRSGFTHPRSVPATDTILRPSGRPAHIFYDCFPRFLQVFTRETGLLSLEEAVRKCTSLPAACMNIPGRGILKKNFAADIVVFDPDAIATDADFYRPRVHPRGIGHVFINGTQVVSDGKPVKNALPGNIIRRGQAARA